The Desulfovibrio piger DNA segment TGAGCGTGCTGTTCATCTACTCTTTCTAGCCAGCCCTCCTGAACAATGGCACGGCCGTATCTCCACTACGGCCGTGCCCAAAGGAAAGACCATGATCGAAAGAATCGATGCCGCTATCTGTATCGGCTGCGGCGCCTGCGTGGAAAAGTGTCCTCTGGACGCCCTGCGGCTCGGTGAGGACGGCAAGGCCTTCATCGCCTATGCCGACGACTGTATGACCTGCTATATCTGTGAACGACTGTGCCCGTCAGGCGCCATCTTCGTGCATCCGTTCCGCGAAGAACTGCCGCCTGTTTTCCCCGATATCCCCAAGGCTCTGGGCGGAGGACTGTAAGATGAACATGCATCATATCACGACGGACGTCCTGATCATGGGCGGCGGTTCCGCCGGCCTGTAGGCCGCCTACCGCTGTTCCGAACTGGCCCCTGAAGCCCGCATCTGCATCGTGGACAAGGGCCCCCGCGACTGGGGCGGTCTGATGACCATGGCGGGCGGCGACTTTGAAGCCGTCCTCCCCCCGGACAACGTGGACGAGTGGGTCCGGGATTTCATCTATTATTTCGACGGCCTCTGCGACCAGGACCTCATGGAAGAGATCCTGAAGCGCTCTGCCGACCGTCTGCATGACTACGAACGCTTCGGCTGCGAATTCTTCAAGAAAGAAGACGGCAGCATGAAATACGTCCCCCAGCGGGGACTGGACCATGTGAAGCTGTACCCGGCCCAGCTCAAGGGCCGTGGCGGCGAGCTGATGGTCAAGAACATCGTGCGCCAGCTCAAGCAGCGCTCCGTGGAGCGGGTGGGACGCATCCTGCTGACCGAGCTGCTGCAGCAGGACGGCCGCGTCTGCGGCGCCCTGGGCTTCGATACCATCAACGGCGATTTTTACCGCTTCGACGCCCGGGTGGTCATTGCCGCCAGCGGCATGGGCGGCTGGAAGACCTCGTACGGCAAGAACACGCCTACCGGCGAGACCATGCAGATGACCTATGAGGCCGGCACGGTCCTGCAGAACCTGGAATTTGCCCGTGTCTGGAACATGCCCCGCCTCTTCGGCTGGGAAGGCCAGACCGTGCTGATGCCTCTGGGCGCGCGCTTCGTCAATGCCGAAGGCGAGCCCTTCATGGAGCGCTACTCTCCCGTGCTGGGCTCCAATACCGACCCCCACTACACCACCATGGCCATGGCCATGGAGATCCGGGCCGGTCGCGGTCCCATCACCTTCGACCTGAGCCGCATCCAGCAGGAGAACCTGATCCTGCTGCGTCCCCAGAACGGCTGGCAGAAGCTGAACTATGACAAGCTTTCCGCCCTGGGGCTGGACCTGTTCCGGGATTCCACGGAATGGGTGCCCCAGATGACCGTTTCTTACGGCGGTCTGCGGGCCGATGCCTGGGGCAACACCAATCTGGAAGGCCTTCTGGCTGCCGGTACGGCCCGTGCCACCGAGCCCGGTGTCTACGCCGGCGGCTTTGCCCTGATGACCACGTCCGTGCTGGGCCATATGGCCGGTGAGAATGCGGCCCGCCTGCTCCAGACGCTGCCGGAAGTCAAGAGCGACCTGTCCGACGCGGAAATCACTGCCCGCCAGCAGGCCCTGTTCGCTCCTCTGGGCAAGGAAGGTCTCACTCCCAAGGAAGTGCTGACCTCCATCCAGAAAACGGTCTTCCCCTACGGGGTCTCCATCCTCAAGAACGAACGCAGCCT contains these protein-coding regions:
- a CDS encoding 4Fe-4S dicluster domain-containing protein, whose amino-acid sequence is MIERIDAAICIGCGACVEKCPLDALRLGEDGKAFIAYADDCMTCYICERLCPSGAIFVHPFREELPPVFPDIPKALGGGL